From the genome of Toxoplasma gondii ME49 chromosome XII, whole genome shotgun sequence:
TTCCGCGGCTGCGGCGCGTGCAGAATGGATGAAAATAGACTATCGCGCAGTGTGTTATTACTCGGAGAATACGTTTGCATCACGCGTGATCCACGTGTACACACATGCGCCCACCAGCCCGTATTACGTGATCATGCGTGAAGTCACACATGAGTACACGAAGTCGCAccgaaggcggagacgacAATCGAACAGTGTGTTTTGTGGTTAGGCGGTGGCATTCAATGCTATCAAAGATAAAGCCGTTACAAGTTTTCGGTTTTTCTTTTAGCTATTGAAGATATAGCTTAAATGGCAGGAAGACTGAGTATCCATTGTTCACAGTTAAGACTACTAGGGTAAGCCTTTACATTTTCTCGTGTAGACTGATAAATCTTGTACATTAAATTTTAATGtgggaaagaaggaaagtaCCCCTGGAGGTGAGCTTCCTCATTGTATAAATGAGTAACTTTTATCATCTGAAAGAATAAGGTATGCGCACTCTCCCTCTCGTGCGGCAACATACAGACATCACACTCGAAAGAGCTAAAGCGAATCGATCCCTGAACATGTCTTTCGCGGCATAACAGCCACGGTTTAAAGGCGTGTACACAACTTCGATACCCGCTTTTGCGGATGGTGGGCCGCTATCTAGTGACAGTGTTATGAGTACTGCCTGTGAAGGGCACTGCCAGTATATGGTTCTTAAAGGGAAGAATGTCTGTCGGGTCCAGGAGACGGTGCTGTGCATCAGAACAGACATAACAAAACATCCTCCAGAGCACTCCTGCAGCAAGATGCAACATTCTACGGTGGGAcagcgtttttcttcgggaCCGACATTAAAATCGGAGTCGTCAAAAACCGACACTAAAATGAAAGTTCATCGACTACAGCCGTCTAAAATCAGAGGTGTTGACAGGAGCGGGGTGTacaaaggagaaacgaaaggagacaaagcaaCAACATGAAGCCCCATAAGTGATAACCGCGAGCACTATACAAGATATTCTCACTGCCTTCGACTCACATGCCACTGGTGGCTTGACGTAGCAATCCACGAGTTTCAAAGGCCCATTTTGATACCATTTCCTGCTGTACTTTTGACTATTTCTATTTCGCAAATTCATGCCGATGAGGGTGAATTCGACCATGGTACTTCGACTTCagcttcccttctccctcgatGATACTTGTGTGTATTCTCTTGTGGAGGAAACATCCTTCCGCTGCTCTGTGATTGAGATTTTTCATTTCTTTTTCACCCTTCTCCAGCTGTGATTCGAGCTTATGCTCTGACGCATAGATGTtattctctcttccttgcaGCTTGTCTAGGCTTTGGCGGAGTTTGTCCTCCAACTCCATCATACGACGTGAATGGCGACTACGCTCCTCGTCGATGTGGTCGCGTTCTTCAGCAACACgagctttcttctgttcatTTGCTGTCAGTATTTGCTTCAGAGCCTCatcggcagcagctgctgcattGCCCGTGTAAGGGGTTGTGCCCCCTGAGGATAGTGAGAAATCTGGGTTGCTTGCTGCCACATTATCCTGTACTTGCTGCTTCAGAATTGCCTCGATCGAGCCTGTCGCTGTGCTGGACAACAGTTTTTTCATTTGAACCTTCGCTTAGCCAATTCCGTTCATGAACATGACTCACTCGTGGGGATCCGAGGTCTCATAAACCACAGCAGGAGGCTCAGCTTCTGGCTCAATATCATCGACTGGGTGGGCCACCGAACGCGAACTTTGTGCCAGCCAGCATGCGACGACGAACGAATAGAGCCGCGGCATTGTTTGATCATTCAGTCAAATAACCTTAAGGGGCGGTAGTTCTGTACTCGTGGACGAATAAGCTGAGAGTTCCATAAACGAGGATCACCTTTGCTCTGCGGTCAGCCGGCAGCTACGAGTTCCTAGCAGCGTGCTCTCTGGTGTACACACACTTGAACATGCCACCCTCTACAATGTTAGATCTGTCGTCACGTGGACACACCAGCGAATGATTTACATTCCATTACTGCGATTGAAGTAGGAAGTtggcagctgctgcaggagTCACATGCGAAGCAACAGTAGCGCCCCCGCGCTCGTCGTTAGTGTGTTCCTCCTGTTGACTGGTCCAACGCTTCCCTTCCCACAGGAGACTGTTGCGGTCTCCTCTGACCGTCTAACGCGTTAAGAAACACCAAAAGTATTTGCGGAAACTGATGCAGAGGATGCCATGAGCTGAGGAACTAGGCTAAATTCGCCGTTTCGACGTCCCGAGGCACGTCATGCATAGGGTTTAGCCCTCGCCGTCTTGACTTAGATTACAACTGTGCACACAGTATGCTGCTCTACCGTGTGACGTGCAACGGTGCCTTTCGTTTCCCTACATTTTACACTGGTTTGTGACAAACCATTCCTGTGGGAGTTAACGATAAGCAATAACGGACTCGAAACTGCCATATACAGTAGCAGGTagtttctcgttcttcacTGGTCGCGACTAGCTTTCTACGCAGTTTCTTCACATGAGGCTGGTCAGCCTACCCTGGAAGAGTGACACATCATAGGGAGGTAAAACTGGTAGTGTTTTCACAGTCTGACACAACCACAAATTAGAGTTATGTGTGAACACGGTGAAACCACTTCCCCAATGTTCACGGCTTGTGTTCCTTGACCTGCCACGTGTGGATCCGTGTCGGTGACGGCTGTATGGACTATCCAGAGAGTGAATTGTGTTGTCCGCCTTCACTGCGGACGCCTTAGGGACGCAGCAGCGTTGTTGCGAAACAAGGACGTCCATAgcttgcttcttcgctctaGCCACGGATACCTCTTCAGGAACAAATGGGGAAGCATATACCAGCACTGGTAGCTGACATGTGGACCGCTGCACGAAAATGCGTACAACATACATCATCCAAGTAGGTCGCCACCAAGGTGCTCAAGCACTTGAGTGTAACGTGCGCGTAACTAGGAAGGCAGATTCACGTGACAGTTGGTTTTAGTAAGCCGCTTTGCTGGTCCAGAGGCAAGTAGAATCTCATCAACACAACGCGCGACTGGAGCGACGTTTTCTGCACACTTGAGTTCGTTCTAGGGCGGGGCGAACGTAGGCTGAAACGCACTTGTTCTCCATGTGGCATACACGCTCGGTTTGTGCATTTCCTACTGTTACATTCTAGTTTAGAGATTTGTCGAGTTTCTTGTCACTTCATGAAGCCGGAAAGATTTGAactgagacagagaaacagagatcACCGTGACTGGCTAGTGCCTCGAGGTTTGGAAAATGAATACATTTACCGAAGAACATGGTGGGTTCGGGTTCAGAAAGAATGAAGTAACTTCAGGGGAGAGCAAAGGGATCGAATCGTGTTGTCTCACAATTATGCCACACCTGTTGATGAAGGGATGAATTTGGTTTCGCGGGAGCATAATAAAAACACAAGGAGAGGCCAAGAAACTAGTCACAAAAGACTAATAATTCAACGTAACGACTAAAAGCAATGAGCAGACAGACTGCTCAGATGCATACCTTAGCAGGATTACGACGCAACGAATCGTTTCATTTCATCATACAGGACCAGGACAATCGCGCCACCTACACCTCGTACAATGTTGCTCGCACAACCCTTGTAGTATGCCGCAaccccttcctctctctgagcAAGCACAACCAAAATAAACGCAACGTGGCATGATGTAGTCACACAACCGTAGTCCCACTGCGTTCAAGGTTTCCTATTCCATTGACACGGAGATGCCACTTGTATCTCAGTTCTCGAGAGTTCCACCTGCAACCGGCGGCCTGACTTGAATGGCAGTCGCTGTCGATTCGTGGAAAGTAGCAGCGACAGCTCAGGCTGTTTCGAGGGGCTGTAACAACAGAGTGACCAGCACAAGAAGCGCCGGGCTCGCTGGTCGCAACAGAACACTGCCGGCCTGACAGAAACCTTTCCCATCGATCGGGCCAGTACCTCTCAAGGCACTTGCCCACAAAGAGCACCAACCGCAGGTAGTGCATTGTAACCACGGATTACACATCATTGTCTTACCGCTATTCGGCCCGCACAGTCCCACGTATTCCGATAGAGGGTATCACTCCGGAGTGCTTGCATCATCATCCGGCGCCTGTGTGAGCAAAGAGCAACACATTTTGGAGCGTTTAGAGGACGGCTTCTTCAGACAACAGATCGATGAACTAGGCACTGTCGATGGGCGCACCTGCAGCCCGGGGCACCATCGCTACCAGCCGGTTCTCTTAGTTCATAGCCACCTGACTATACCTCTCCGTTCCTAGTTTTCAGGCAGTTTTCCCAGTCGGACACTGTATGGACACACGAGTTCAGAGATCTTGATTTATCACTGACATTTAATGATCGATGCTGACATACCTGACTGTGTCGAGAGGGTACGCAATAACACCCGCAGCAGTTTCCACCCCTAGGCCTATGGCGAAGTTCCGCATCACGGGATGATTCACCTTCTTATCCGAAGGCAACATGGCCTTAGCCGTGTCGTAAAGACCAAAGAAGGCAGCGCGGTACACGATGATACCGGCGACTGAGACGAGGAAACCGCGATACAGACCCGGAATGCCAAACTGAGTCGAAAAGACACACCATCCTGCGGCATAAATAGATTCGTCCTTGGCGCATTATGGCTTCGGGCTCCCCCGCGCTTCGCGAAGTTCAGCTGAAAAACCAAGATTCCGCAGAAACTCCCCCCACCTTTTTTTAAAACACACAGTGAACACT
Proteins encoded in this window:
- a CDS encoding hypothetical protein (encoded by transcript TGME49_300370~Signal peptide predicted by SignalP 2.0 HMM (probability 0.995) with cleavage site probability 0.763 at residue 21), yielding MPRLYSFVVACWLAQSSRSVAHPVDDIEPEAEPPAVVYETSDPHDTATGSIEAILKQQVQDNVAASNPDFSLSSGGTTPYTGNAAAAADEALKQILTANEQKKARVAEERDHIDEERSRHSRRMMELEDKLRQSLDKLQGRENNIYASEHKLESQLEKGEKEMKNLNHRAAEGCFLHKRIHTSIIEGEGKLKSKYHGRIHPHRHEFAK